Within Aricia agestis chromosome Z, ilAriAges1.1, whole genome shotgun sequence, the genomic segment GAACTTGTCTTGGTAACGGAGTTATGGATATTGACGGATGGTTGGATAGCTTCGGCTTGGAGCCACTCTGTAAATTAAAATGGGTATATTTAAAATCActgcaataaatataataatttaaaatatctataggGATACAGTATTGCTTATACAAGAATTGTTGTCTTTGTCATTCACATAAAATCTCTACTAACATTGCTGATGTGATATTTGCCTGCACAAGCAATAATTATGACCTGAAAtgcgttgtaacttgtaagtaaaGGTTTACTATTCACTgtatattttgacattatggACAAGTTGTccataatgtcaaaatatacAGTGAATAGGAACCGacaaccataattattattattgtcaccaTGATAATGAAGTTGTCTATAGCAAGCACAATCAACAATAAGTGTATTATGTAGCCCTCTACAAAATATTCGTTAGTAAATCGCTGATATAAGTCCATCAAAGGCTAATGCATAGACGCACAAGCAACTCAACAAAAGACAACTTTAGCCAAATATTTTTCATCTCATAATATGTTCTTTTTGGCCATGTATTAAATATGCTAAACATTAATGTACCATAACAATAGACAGTATAATGCCAGACTAGCCCTATCTATAACAATAGCAGGCTCTTCACCTGATTGTAAAACGGAGTTGTAAATTTCTGTAGATGAAACAAATGCTGTaccaaaattgaaaaataaagttaacTCACAGGGAAATTATTCTGCATGAAGGCTGCAGAGGGTATACTGGGCCTGATGGTCGCCCCACCCCTGAGTATTGATACACCTTGCACGGAGTTAGCTCGGGGCATGGGCACAGGCGTCCGTAATCGAGGTCGGAAGTTGTTTGGTAATATACTGTTTATGATAGCCTTTCCGACGTGATTCTGAATCATGGGAGCCCGATTGAAGTTGTACTGGTACGGATTCATTATTGGTGTTTTCGTTCGCGCctgtaaaatatgtaatacaTATTTAGTAACATAGTTTTATGGCTGGGAAAAATACGAGAGAGAATGAGAGAGTTTCCAACGGCGGAAATTGAGTTACATATTGATACTAAGCAACTTGCAAGCAAATAACTTTGTTAGTTACAATTAATTTTTCGTGTGGCAACCGTGTGTTTTTCGGTGATATAAACAATCtactcctttcccgggactaagaGAATTTCCATCACCAAATTGGAGTGTAAAGAAATAACGGACAGATGAGCAAGCATACTTACTAGTTTATATAAAATCTGTTGTTCTTACCGTGAGTATTTTCGCCGGCGGTTCCCATTCGAATGGCGGCGCCAAGTTGAGATTTGGTTTGAACCGTTTCGCGCATGCTATTTGATGCCGCGCCAACTTCCCTTTTCCGTTATCCTCAAATGGACAGTTCGAGCACTGATGATATGCCGGCGGCCTCTCGAACTTTGCCCGTATACCGTGTTGCCACTCCATGTGAAATAGGATATCGTGTGGTCCTTTCACTTCGAACGTACAGAAATTACACTTGTACATGTTGTTTTTCATGTGCGGCGTTTCCATGTGATGAGACAACACCATGCGTGACTCCGATTTGAACGAACAAAACTTACACTTCTGTTGCTCGAATTCAAACGGTGCACATTTTTTATCACTAGCAGCTATATTTTTGTTTAGACTTACAATAGACAGTTGGGTCGCTTGTGTTACTAGTCCCAATTTCTTTTCTTTCACCAATTTCCTATTTTGTTGCTTAAGTAAATCGTTTTGAACATATTTCTTAACTAAATTAAGGCcaatttttgtgaaaaatttacCAAGTGTGAGATCAAAGTAGTCTAGTTTTTTAGATTTATTGCCTAAATTGGAGTCAATTTCCTTGCCGCTATCATCATCCTTAGAGTCTGAAGAATATCCGTCCCAAGATTCATCTTCTATGTTTTTTTCTTgctctgtaatttttttttaggttaATAGTAACTATTTCAATGCACGAGTTATTCTCTTAttaatagtaaaacaaatatgTTGTAAATCTTACCTTTATCAGCAGATGCTTCGTCTTTCTCTTCATCGTCTTGATCTTCTTTTTTAACTTTAGCATCTGTATCGGAACTGCCTAATTTATCGCCATTTTCTTTTGTAGACGCCTTATCAACCTCGTCCTTTTCAAATTTTTCATCTTCTAATTTTTTAAGTTCTAACTTTTCTTTTTTCTCCTCTTCCTTCCTAAGTTTTTCTTCTGCAACTTCTTTCCGCAGTTTCTCAACAAACTGTTTTAACGGTTCTACAGGAGGCTTTTCATAAACATAGGGTACAATAAACGAGGGGGCTTCGACGACGAACATATCATCAGTGAGGGATGGTAATATAGCAGGTTGTGGAGTCGCTTGGGCTGGTTTTATCGTCAGATTTTTATTCTTAACACCAATAGGCGTCAAAGTAGTATTGGGGCCTAAAACTTTCTGATATAAATTTGGAATGTTTGCAATGTTATTGATGatattttttggtaaaataGGCTTATTTGGTGATTTAATTTTAATGGGAGGCAATGCTTTTTTCTCCTCAATATCGGGCCCCTCGTCATCATACCGTTTACGTTTTATTCCTCTACTACTTCTTCTTAATTGCATTTTTTCTACTGGTTTTGGTTGCAACAATTCTTTATTGTTTGCCTTTTCATTGTTAATTTCCGATGACTCTTTGACACCTGAATCGGAATTTTCATTAGACTCTTCATTTAAATTCTCTGAACAATCATTTTCATCGATAGAATCATTATCTAGgttttcatttactacattaCTATCACCATGTAAACTAGTAGAAATATTGATGATTTCCGAACTATCGACATTTGAAACGTGGCCATCGTGATTTGGATCGTCTTTAGAATCGTCGTCAAATTCATTGTTAATATCCTCTAAATCATCTTctaaattttcaaattttacaATATCTTTAGGTGGCCCTGTTTCGTTATAgttcttttttataatttgtgtgTTAAAATTCTGTAGATGCTGAAAAGCCTCCTTTAGTTCAGCTTCTTTCAGTTCATCATCGGAATCCGAACCTTCGGACGAACCTTGTTCTATTTTGAGTGTATCTAAATCTACTTCTTCGTGTATCTAAAACCAAGTAAAAATATTCATGAAAAATAAACTCAATTAATCCTCCTTGCACATAGAAAGTTCTGTTTGACGACGCGATGTTATGCGCCTTACCGAGAACAAATAAGATCTAATCTTGGGTGGCGTTGTACAGCAAAGGcctaaatctgattcaaaataTGTATCATAGTGTACGTTTTTATTACATTGAAAAACCTGAATCCTGGCAAGCGCCCAAACGTGTTAATGCACCTAGTTCGAGAGTTCTGAAAGTTCTGTCTATTGGCTACTATGATAACACTGCAATCGCGTCTTTAGAGTTCAGACGAATTCTACTGCATATAATCTATTCGCGTTAGGTTTATTCGTTATTGATATGAACTTTTCGTGATTTTATTTATCATCTGTATCAATATTATTTGCACTGATgtacaaaatatgacaaaattaaTCAATTTAATCGGCAACCTACttactaaaaactaaagaatactagcgacccgccccggcttcgcacgggtataaaatatatatact encodes:
- the LOC121738743 gene encoding MOG interacting and ectopic P-granules protein 1 isoform X2, coding for MMNMEVEGATEEPMVLTAKSEEVNDNEMEEQVTKDIEPKINGADTDISNIHEEVDLDTLKIEQGSSEGSDSDDELKEAELKEAFQHLQNFNTQIIKKNYNETGPPKDIVKFENLEDDLEDINNEFDDDSKDDPNHDGHVSNVDSSEIINISTSLHGDSNVVNENLDNDSIDENDCSENLNEESNENSDSGVKESSEINNEKANNKELLQPKPVEKMQLRRSSRGIKRKRYDDEGPDIEEKKALPPIKIKSPNKPILPKNIINNIANIPNLYQKVLGPNTTLTPIGVKNKNLTIKPAQATPQPAILPSLTDDMFVVEAPSFIVPYVYEKPPVEPLKQFVEKLRKEVAEEKLRKEEEKKEKLELKKLEDEKFEKDEVDKASTKENGDKLGSSDTDAKVKKEDQDDEEKDEASADKEQEKNIEDESWDGYSSDSKDDDSGKEIDSNLGNKSKKLDYFDLTLGKFFTKIGLNLVKKYVQNDLLKQQNRKLVKEKKLGLVTQATQLSIVSLNKNIAASDKKCAPFEFEQQKCKFCSFKSESRMVLSHHMETPHMKNNMYKCNFCTFEVKGPHDILFHMEWQHGIRAKFERPPAYHQCSNCPFEDNGKGKLARHQIACAKRFKPNLNLAPPFEWEPPAKILTARTKTPIMNPYQYNFNRAPMIQNHVGKAIINSILPNNFRPRLRTPVPMPRANSVQGVSILRGGATIRPSIPSAAFMQNNFPSGSKPKLSNHPSISITPLPRQVQTQRQMVPPNKDGCVICEICDGYIKDLEQLRSHMQWIHRVKIHPKMMTNSPPLNCQKCQLRFFTDQGLERHLLGSHGLVTKSMQEEANKGNDGGRCPICGRVYQWKLLDHVARDHKMNLKPAHLSYKCTVCSAIFGLYKQFENHVYSAHSVVAKRVMNKGKSLPQSKIGNSILKPLRNRDDLTITPSSGRSLSSDED